Sequence from the Phragmites australis chromosome 11, lpPhrAust1.1, whole genome shotgun sequence genome:
CCAATGAGAGTGTTCCTTTTAGTGTTGTGGATTTTCTTTGGGAAGAGATACATACTACATCCCACACATCTAGCAAAAGTTGTGCCTACGCTCCCTATATCATGTTTGTGATCGAGAAAGTTGCAAAAAAGAATTTACTCAAATAAGTAAAGCATAAGTTTTATAGGCTAAGGTTGGTAAGCTCAACATCAACTTCTTCTATGCCACCTTCCCCTTCAAGGACAACACCTAGCACAGCACAAAAAGCAGCACCGAGGCAAAGTTCTTCCTCTCGTGACTCACTTTCCTTTATcaagagtgctctcaaagcaatatTCAATGTATGCATCACAATGACGTGAAGATAAAGGAGCATAAGGACAAGACAAATTTTAGGTTGAGGAAGATTGAAGAGAGGCGAAAAGCAATTCATACTCATTTGAGAATTGAGCCTCCATGTTCTCCGGTTGCCTCCGAAGAAGAAGTGAGTGAGCCCGAAGCTTTTGAGAATCCTTGGGCTtagtatgatgaagcccaagctaCTGCAAGGGGTACCGGACCATCTACTCATGCTTAAGACATTGAGGAAGAGACCAAGGACGAAGAAGAGGATTTGGACAGTGCCGAGAAAAACtctcaagatgatgatgatgatgctagCGGCAATGGACATGGAGATGAGGACTACGTGGGTAGCGACTAGATCTCTCTctttcatcttctctttctatTTGGTGACTTGATGCCAAAGGAGAAGAGAATGTATCATTTCTTTTAGGCTGTCTGTTTTGCAAGAATCCAGAGTCTTCGGATTCACCCAGAGTATCTGAGTTCTGGGCAATGTCATGTCATTCAAAATCTTTATCTTTCGATGTTGGACATGTAAAACTTAATGTaatatgtgatgaactatgtgtggtGTGTTTGATGTTGatctttaaatttgtaagaacttAAGTTCTTAGTGTGAGATCTTCATGATATTCTATTGTGTAATGTTTGGTTCTCTCTTTCTTTATGTTATATGTTATGTAATACGCATCACGTTTATCATGTTTACTCACACTCTTTGCACCCCACGGATACTAATATATAGTGGAGATCTCGcaaaaattcttttaaatatatgcatttgatgtcaaaatcaaatttcaatcaaTATATACATTtaggggagctcaccatatatcttagaattcaaaatctttaattcaattatcttttgtaagctttaatcgtgttgtcatcaatcaccaaataggatgagattgaaaatgcatctagacCTCATATGTggattttggataattgatgacaaacgattaatagactaatgagtttaataaGATTATGAACATGTATTAGTCCTATTGAAGATGTTAAAAGGTATTGGTGtccctaaaaaagaaaagagaaacagTGTGTAGTTACTCAatggatttaaattctttttattttttgaatttgagtttaggtgTGCCGTACTATTAAAAGAGATGTgtttagattgacttgaagatatctcagtgctcaaagtacccatttagaccaaagatgagagacacaatcatcCACAAACACAGGGAAGTTCTAAGTCTTTGTCTGTACGCGGATGTTttgggctgacccggatacttcggttgCCAGAGTCTCTGAGTTTAGCTCTGGCATGGggtgctcggttttggtttttaagCCAACTCGGAtgctccgggttgacccggatgtTCTGATTTGCCGGAGTCTTCAGACTTTGTTCTGAGCAGGGGTGCTCGGTTAATGTCTAAATGTTTTACCCGAATGTTCCAAgttgaacctggatactccaggttaaTAAAAAAAcactgtaacagctagtttttttagaggaaGGGTATTAATATTGtcagtgacacaggaaccaggggtccccgagtcccaaggccagatcagcagtttgccacgtggcgccctcccgcggggatcatccccgtgaggtacgagaagactaagtcccgggagaggatgctcggggccatgaacagttatccccgagtacccgagttccctgatgacccaagaagaccaagtgccaagaagagagtgctcggggctgtgaacagtggcccccgagcattcaagtcccccgatgatcagaaaagccaagtaccgggaagggggtgctcggggtcgtgaacagtgccccccgagcacccgagtcccccgaggaccaaaGGGAAGTccgttccgggagagagtgctcggggccgtgaacagtagcccccgagcactcggttccccgaggacccgaacagccaattccgggagagagtgctcggggccgtgaatagtggcccccgagcactcggttccccgaggaccaagaaagggcatatccgggagagagtgctcggggctgtggacagtgacccccgagcactcggttcccccaGGGCCTCAGAAGTctttcgccggtggcccccgcagaggtccagcggtgaggtgtcaaccagtgaagggcccgatgccgcatttaagagggcgcgtggcctgtcacttccaactgctcctaccACGCtcgttgtcagtccctgccagggcctggcagggaggcgtcgggacatttaatgcacgggtcccatcgcgggacatccggcgtacctcgggataacatcgcgaggcccaaggcgccccacctgccgccctgctgtgtcaggtgtacaagaccgagcggtCACGCCGGGctgttcagtggctgcccggtgggccctctctgtggcgcccgttgcagaacggcatgatgacgaaccagaccggacgggggcgcgttttcaaccctccccgtcacttcacgcagcagcccatgatggttgttttccatttatggcgcattggaactcgtgccctccctttctgggcacgctaccgccccggcgggtatttaaggcggggtgGGCTCCCCGGTGAAAGGAGGACAGAAGGCGAAGGTTGAGGACAgcaagccgaggaagaagacagaggttcAATACAAacacagaagctcagatcactgaagaacaaggaactCGAAGCTTTAGGCTAGAcgaatattcttgtaaccagcaacatctctgagaaacattctcagagcatttatagcatacacacatgagtagggtgttacgctcagtgcggcccgaacctgtctaaaaaacctcctgagcatttactgcattttgcatccgatccttccatcccacttgcatcgcatttacgcccatttatttcacccgcaaaacagattcagaatcatcctcctgaccgaatctcaaagggggtccctctggatccctgcttgaggagttcaccctccgacaaataCCCCTTCACCCCTTCTATTCATATGCTACTGCTCCTAAACCAATAAGAGACAAGAacattcatagccattcaatagcccctcccactcctctagtgcatcaaATATGGCAAAGTTTTGAAGAGTTAGGTtgggaaagtgagattgagtgctagtgaacATAACTCTAtcatttgagcacttgagtttgtcatcaagcttgatctttgtggtcgcttagTGATGATAAGGGTTGAAAGacatccggctctttgtgagcagctcaacagagacgtaggatcgTTAGATCTGAACTTCGGAAAATAAATCCTTATCTCATTTGTGTTCTTGCTTctattcttgttctagttgatctttagGGAAATTTATCCGATCTTtatgtttgtgagtttgtgactgCAGGTGGTTGGTTGAAAAGTCTTTAGACATCATTTGGAACATGTGGTAACCCTTAGaatcaactagacttgcttaggGTTACTTGGATTTCAATTTCGAGTTCCAACCGGACTATCCGGTTTGAGCTCGAAACCTCCGGACCCTGAAAGTTCCGGattgacccagagtatctgaATTCTGTTAATCAGATgtaaagttttattttttttaggaatcacctattcaccccccccccctctaagcGACATCTAGTACATTCACCTTTCTCCCAAACTCATACCACAGATCATCATCTGAACCCCTTCCGGAATGAATGCCATTAGAAGCACGACCTTGCGTTAACTGAACCTATCCATTATCTTTATCAGAATTTCCTCTTGTAGATGTTGAAATTGTACCTGAAAACTGGTGCATGGGTGCCATTTGTGTTTCTTTGCACTAGTATGGTAGATACAAATGTTGCAGATAGTTTTCTTAACTCCTCAGTATATAACTCTCTCATGGTTTCCTTAATTCACAGATGGCGCGGGCTTGCACAGCGTACAAGAGGATTGAGGGGAAGTCGTTTGCTTACGCGTACTGTAGGGTCATGCTTGACGACCACTCCAAGTGGCATGCGCATGAGCCCGTGAAGGCACACAAGATGAAAGAGGGTGTCGATGCACAGTCGAGCCCTGCAGCGTGCAATGAAGTGCCGAACGACACAACATCGAACGCATCTACTGAGCTTCCTAGTCCCATTGGAAGGGAGGCAGCTAAAGCGGCCCATGCTCAGAAATCAGCTTCTAGTACATCTTTGCTTACCGTATCGAGTGGGATGTATGCAACTCACCTTGCTGAGATCAGTGAAACAAAGAAGGCTatggtggagttgaagaaggagCAAATTTCGGTCATGCGTCTGCAGGCATCCATTCGAATAAATGATCTAGACAAGCATATATTGAAGGTCGACTTAGATAGTGTTAGTGATCCGCTTAGAGAGTACTATAGGAAGAGGCATGAAGAGATCCTGGCACGATGGAGTGCCGTATAACAGAACCCGTTGACGCTCGTTGATTATGTCTTTGCAAGGTGATTTTGCTGAATTTGCGAGAACTCCTTTTAGTGCCTACCTATGTGTAATAATTTCCAAATACTTTGTACTTGTGTGTGGATTTGTGAGAACTCCATTCCAGTCACCTAGATTGTAGCAAGGGTCTGAGTGTTGTATGGACTTGCACATTGGTGTCCCAGGAAATGTTCTAGCATATATGCAAATTTAATCATATTTGGACGAAGAAACTCGACCTGTATGTCCATCCTATGTGCCAAAAATTGGGTGCAAACCTACAGGTTAGCAAAAGATAGTACTCTAGATTGCTAGTTCATTTGGTTGGTCATTTTTGTTATTAacgaaaaaaagagagggaatATGCTTTTTGGAGTGGGCAGGAAAGAACTCGCTAACCGATTTTGGCATTTGTGATTTATGCCATCAGGCATCAGGTTCTCCAAATGTGCACATGATCCACAAAAATGATGATGAGATGATAGAGTGGCCGTAAGCGGAAGTGCATGAGACTTTTATCGATCAAGGAGTAGAAACTTGTCACACGTAGAGTTATCGAATAAGCTAGTAGTTTGTATAAGCTTAGTTCATTGCAACGAAATCAATGTCAGAGAAAGCTTAGTTCATTGCAGACATGCGATTCTTCACAGAAGGTACACAATAATGATACAAATCCTTCAGACATTAACGGTGACTAGCATTGCAACTGATAGAACTCAAACTCACATTATGTTACATTACGATGCCTAACATTGCAACTGACATGACTTAAACGCACGTTACACTACATTACGATGACTGACCTACCAACGACGATGCATGATCTAGACAGAAAGTGATGACCGATCTACTGTACTCTATGACGACTCCATAGGTGCTCCACCAGATCATCACGCAGTTGGTGGTGCAATGCACGGTCCCTGATTGCTTCAATGACTTCTATGTACTGAAGGACTACTTGGTCTGGATTGTGACCCACTATCGCTTTCTCGTCCATATAGTCATACACCTCCTCCACATCGGCGCCGCCCCTCTCATCCTTAATTATCATATTGTGCATTATGACACATGAAGTCATAATGTTGTGCAATGTGCTTTTGTTCCAAATTCTTCTTGGACCGCGAATTATGGCGAACCTTGACAGCGGGACGCAAAATGCGTGTTCAACATCTTTTTGGACTGATGCTTGCATGGCAGAAAAATGCACGCTCTCGTTCCCCCTTGGTGCTGAAATTGTCTTACTATGGTCGCCCATTAGAGGTAAATTATATCACCTAGGTAGTAGCACATGTCATACGTTTTACCGTTAATGGTGTATGACATAGGAGGCGCAGTCTCGTCCGTGAGCCTGCTAAAAATTTTAGAGCGATGTAAAACATTTATGCCATTCAGACTACTAGGCATTCCAAAGAAAGCATGTCATATCCATAGATCGTATGACACAATCGCCTCCAAAACTATGGAGGGTTTGCACGTATGACCGGTATATGCGTCATGCCACACTTTTAGGCATTTCTTCCAAACCCAATGCATGCATTCAATGCTCCTCagcatcccggggaaccctcTCTGCTTGTCAATAGCTAATAGTCGAGCAGTATCCTCCGCAATGGGAGCGCGAAGGTACTGATCGAAGAAAAGCAAGACCATAGACGAGCATCACTATGCTACCCCGATCCGAATATACTCATCCACTGTGTCTGCATTGACTCCGTATGCCAGTTGCCATATGGCAGCTATCATCTTTTGGAGGGGGCTTAGGCCCAGCTTCCTAGTGGCATCCCTCTTCTACTAAAACGATGGGTCATGGTTCTCCACAGTAGCGACAATTCTCAAGAACAATAGTTGACTCATCCGAAACCTTAAATGGTGAATAGTTGTTAGTACACATCACTACCTATAAATGTATTAGTAAGGAAGATGGTCTCACATACGATGGAATAATGTATCACCATGCACTAGGATGTCAACAAAGTAGTCTCGGAATAGCCTAGCAGCATATTTTTGGTGCCCACGATCTATGACTGTATGTCCTAGCACGGAGCCACGCTGACACGTGCAACCTTGGGCATCAATCTCTTCCTCCCCGATGGCGATCAACAACATCAATTCGTCCTCATCGTCGCTCGAGTCCGATGAGAACATGAACAAATCTTCGGATGTAGACGAGCTCattatgtaaatgtgaaatGCAGAGGCAATTGTGCCTCTCTACTTTGGTAGCCGCCCTCTTTTATAGCGCGACAGTCTTCTCGAGCAAGCAACTCGTGTCTGTCGTGCCACGCAATCTACCGAGCATGTGCTAAATTGCTTCCACAGAAAGACTCGTGACCACGAAGGCAGCAGACATGTAGTTCCTGGCTTATACGAGAAGAATCTTGCACAACAAGCTATTAGCGAAATGTGTTCGGAAATAAGACCGTTTATATACAAAACACATGTACATATTGTTGGTTTATTATTGATTGCCGCTATAAAATGGGTAGCGTGCGTGTAGCTCTGCTCTTCGGATTTGTGAAAACAATGAAACAGAGAAGATAGTGGGACAAATATTGATGGCGGAAAAAGTTTAGGTTAGAGGCGCATCGATCGTTCTTCTTCCCTAAAAATTACATGtacattttttatgataaaattatCATTAAATCTGTAGTTTCATAAAATTATTacttaaatttatagttttacaataattttatcaaagtatctgtagttttacgAAATTTAGTCATAATTTATCCCACATGAACTAGTCCGTAATAAAATTTATCCTTTACCTCTTTTACTcaatataaaattttattacAAACCAATCTCTATAAAACATAGAATAAAATATGACCATTTTCAAACATATTATCAAAAACTAATCTATTTTAAAACATATAATCAATTTCCCTTTAAAAACTGTTGATCACGACTCACGAACACCGTTCAGATCAGATCTCAATTCGAAGGCCAAACATGTACGCTTCGGAGCTCCAAGCACCGATACACAACACGGAAGCTGAGCACGAGCACACTCCCTCATCGCTGCTCCTccgaaaataaattttataggatcagATTATATGAAAGACTTTTtcctataatatatatatatatatatatatatatatttcaactCATTCGTTAAATCAGACAATACGATTGAATTAGGTCTTTAAAAATACTGTAGAATTGGCTTCCGCTCTCCCCCCCGCATCTCTCTGTCTGCGCCATCTCCCGTGCTGCTCCCCGCTCACCACGCGCACGCCCTCGCCCCCGTCCCCCGCCCGCTCGCGGCTCGTCCAGGTGAATTCCAAGCTCCCGCACACTGATCTGGGCCTAGGGTTTCGCCCCCCCTCGCTCGGCGCCCGCCGGATCGGGGGGAATTCCGAGCTCCGCTGACTCCTCCCGCTGTTCTAATCCTTCCAGATTCCCTCGCCGGGGGGCCAGCCTCGAGACCTTGCTCCGATGAGCTCGGAGGCCGTGGCGGCCTCGGATCCGGGGGGTGGCAAGCCGAAGCTGGTGGCGGGTGCTGACGTGGCGATGGCAGAGGCCGCGGAGGAGGTGGTGCCTGCTCCCACcgccgaggtgaaggtggaggggAAGGTTCGGGTGGTGGAGAGCGATGAGGCTGCGGCGATGGATGTTGAGCAGGAAGGGGGCGAGGTGACGGCGGTGAGCGATTCGCTTTACGCGACGGAGTCGGCTGGTATGGTTACTGAAGAAGGGCGCGGAGACGAGCCGTTGGAGGGCGCGGATGGGGTGAACGGAGGAGCAGGTGGTCAGGAGACGGTGCAAGCGGGAGCTGGAGGTCTGCAGAATGAGGCGGAGAGGAAGCCGGTCCCGGTTGAAGACGTAGTTgcgcctgctgctgctggtcaAGCGGTGAAAGCAGCTGGTTCTGCCACTCTTGAACATGCTGAAGCCGGTAAGGAGACTACTCAGAGCTCTCCGCTGTTTGATGTGTCGCCTATTGATGACACCGTTTTTAACTCACTCAGCACCTCCAATAATACTTACTTATTCCATTTCAGAATCCAAAAAACTTGAAGAAAATTGTGTAAATGCAGACCCtgggagagaaaataaagaaagggaTAATGGTGTAGCACATTGTGATACGGAAATACAGAATAATGTGCCTGGTGATGTCGAGGGAAGCTCCAAGATCCATGAAGATGTCGGGGCACCTGCAGTTGACCAACCGGATGATAGATCTGAAATGCTCCTGCAAACAGGGGAGCAGGTACCTGGCAGTGGAAATAATCCCAGCGGTAATGAGGTTGCTAGTCCAGGAAATGTTGATCAGTGTGCTAGGTACTGTCTGCCTCTGCTTGATAAAGGTGGTTTTCGAGTTTCTGATCTTGTCTGGGGCAAAGTAAAAAGTCATCCTTGGTGGCCTGGTGAAATTTTTTATCAGTCAGATGCATCCGAGTTGGCGCTGAAGCACCAGAAAAAGGGCAGCCATTTGGTAGCGTATTTTGGTGACAATACTTTTGCTTGGTGCGATGAATCCCAGTTGAAGCCTTTCGTGACAAACTATTCACAAATGGAGAAACAGAGCAGCTCAGATGCTTTTGTTGGCTCAGTTAATAATGCACTTGAAGAACTCTCGAGGCGTATACTGTCAGGTATGAGCTGTTCTTGTTTGCCAGAGGAGCTTTCTGATAGCGGCATGTCCTATACGGTCGAGAACGCTGGGCTCAAGGATGGAGTTACCTGCTCTGCAGTTAATCGGTCTGAGATCTTAAAATGTTTCAGTCCTGAGAACCTCCTTCATTATATTAAGGAGTTGGCTCTATTTCCTGGCCAAGGGGGTGACCTGTTGGAGTTAGTGATAGCATGTTCTCAACTTACTTCTTTCTATCGATCTAAGGGATGCTCTGAACTTGCATCATTTCAAACTGGCAGTGCGTGGGTTGAGGATGGCATGGACACTCCGTCCACCCATAATGTAATGGTTGAGGAAGCTGTCATTAATGAAGTGCATCCTACTCATGATAAGCCCAAAAGGGGCAGGGGGAGACCTCGTAAACAAAAACCTGAGGACTACCAAGCGGTGATGGAGAAAAAAGGCACATCTAATCAGGCCAATGATACTACTTGTGATGAAAAACAAATGGTTATGGACTTTGATGATTTTGACAACttacagaagaagaagaaaagaagcttTGACTCATTTGAAGATTCAGAGAATTCTACAACTCCAACTGGTGGTATTTCTTTCAAGATTGGTGAGTGCATTCGGCGAGCTGCAAGCCAGCTGACAGGATCGTCCTCCATTGTGAAGGCTCAGACTGAACCAACAGTTTATAAGAACACTGCTGAAGCAGAGAATGGAGAATTTGATATCTCTAGCGATGATGCTGTTGATGAACTTACTGTGTTGAACCGGGCAAAAAGGAGACGCATGCACAGGAACCACACTGCGGATCCCCAGGAATTGTTGTCACAGCTATGCTTAGTTGCCACAGAGCCAATgaatagttataattttttgGCGATGATAATCAGTTACTACAGTGATTACAGAAACTATGTTGTTTCTACTACTACTGAAGCAAGCGTTGTTGAAAAAACTGCAtcaaagagggggaggaagaggaaggtttTACCTTCTCCTGAGGTAGAAACAACTGATCATATGCAGGACTCCTACTGGTCCGGATTGAGCTTACATAATCACCCCATTCACAATCTCAGAAAAGAAAGTTCCACCACGAGGCCAAGACGTAGACGGAGATCATCACAAGAGACATATGTTCCTTTGCAGGAACTTGGAGCTTCAGGTCCCAAGAAACAGATACAAGTGATAGAAAGATCAATTATCCATGTCGATGAAAAGATGGTTGATGAGTTCAAGCCCACTGCACTTGTTTTGAGCTTTGGCAGGTCGGCTGCTGTTCCTTCAGTAATGGATCTAATTAAGATGTTCAGTCGCTATGGACCACTAAAAGAAACCGAGACTGAAGTGCAGAAGGACACAAATACTGTTAAAGTTGTCTTCAAGAAACGTACTGATGCTGAAAGAGCTTTCAGTGTTGCTGGCAAGTATGGCACCTTTGGACCTTCGCTTCGTAGCTACCGTCTTGTGAATATGCCGTTTTCTCTAGGCAAGTCAGAAGTGAATAATCCTGAGAAACACACTGAAGATTGTGGCCCAGAGGTTTATGGTAAAAATTCCTTCTATTTGTATGCATATGCGTATTTAATAAAGTTACTTTATAAATTTAATGCTTACTTCTGCCATGTGACCATGCCTTTTCTCTAGGTCTGAGTGAATCTAAAGTTTCCCTGGATGCTATGCAAATTGACCGGGTTGACCAAACTGAGAAATTAGAAGTTGTGGGAGAACCGTCAGTTGAACAAGTTGCCGCCAAGCAAACATCTCAAGTGGAAGCTTCAGACAAGACATCGGTCAATCAAGCAGACGATGTTGAGAAAACTGAACACATTGATGCTGAGCTGACTGGTCATGCTGAACAATTTGGATCAGGTGCACAAGCTGAATCTGTGGCTGAAGGGTCGTCTGAGCAAGTTAGCACTGTTGAGCAAGCTTTCACTCAGAAGGAAGCATCAGTCGAAGGTCTATTGGAGATTACCCAGTCTGTAGCTGCGACTGGTGCATCAAATGAAGGTATGATTGAGCAAACTGTTCAAGTGGAAGCTGTAACTGAAGCATCAGGTGGACAAATTGAGGTGGGAAAACAAACTCCGCAAGCTGAATCTATGACTGACGCAACTACTGGGCACTCGATCATGGTTAAGGAAACTGTGGAGTCAAATGTTGAATTATCAGTCGAggaaaatatggaaaataatgCTGCTGCTGTAGGACTAGTTGAGGAGACTGCAGAAGGTGAAACTATAGCAGAAGCATCAgatgagaaaatagaaaataaagctGGGGAGACCAGAGAAGGTGaaattgaaattgaaattgaagTTGAGGCACTggatgagaaaaaagaaaataaagctGTTGCTGAATCAATAACTGGGGACACTGCAGAAGGTGGAAGTGCTGCTGAAGCACCACTTGAGGAAACTAGAACAGCTGAGGGAACTGCAGACGATGTTGAGGCACTAGATGAGAAAACTGTAGATGATGTTGAAGCACAAGATGAGAAAACTACAGCAGCTGAGAAAACCGTAGATGATGCCACGGTTGAGATACCAGATGAAAAACCTACTACAGGCGAGAAAACTGTGGACGATGCCATGGTTGAGATACCAGATGAGAAAACCGTAGAGGATGTCACTGTTGAAGCACTTgatgagaaagctagagcaccTGAGAAGACTATAGAGGAAACCACGGTTGAGGCACCGGATGAAAAACCTACTACAGCCGAGAAAACTGTGGAGGATGTCATGGTTGGGAAACCAGATGAGACAACTGTGGAGGATTCCACTGTTGAAACACCAgatgagaaagctagagcaccTGAGAAGACTATAGATGATACCATGGTTGACGCACCAGATGAAAAGCCTACTACAACCGAGAAATCTGTGGAGGATGCCATGGTTGAGAAACCAGATGAGACAACCGTAGAGGATGTCACTGTTGAAACAACAgatgagaaagctagagcaccTGAGAAGACCATAGAGGAAACCACGGTTGAGGCACCAGATGAAAAACCAACTACAGCCGAGAAAACTGTGGAGGATGCCATGGTTGAGAAACCAGATGAGACAACTGTGGAGGATTCCATGGTTGAGAAACCAGATGAGACAACTGTGGAGGATTCCACTGTTGAAACACCAgatgagaaagctagagcaccTGAGAAGACTATAGATGATACCACGGTTGATGCACCAGATGAAAAACCTACTACAACCAAGGAATCTGTGGAGGATGCCATGGTTGAGAAACCAGATGAGACAACTGTGGAGGATTCCACTGTTGAAACACCAgatgagaaagctagagcaccTGAGAAGACTATAGAGGAAACCACGGTTGAGGCACCAGATGGAAAACCTACTACAGCTGAGAAAATTGTGGAGGATGCTATGGTTGGGAAACCAGATGAGACAACTGTGGAGGATTCCACTATTGAAACACCAgatgagaaagctagagcaccTGAGAAGACTATAGATGATACCACGGTTGACCCACCAGATGAAAAACCTACTACAACCGAGAAATCTGTGGAGGATGCCATGGTTGAGAAACCAGATGAGACAACTGTGGAGGATTCCACTGTTGAAATACCAgatgagaaagctagagcaccTGAGAAGACTATAGAGGAAACCACGGTTGAGGCACCCGATGAAAAACCAACTACAGCCGAGAAAACTGTGGAGGATTCCACTGTTGAAAGACCAgatgagaaagctagagcatcTGAGAAGACTATAGAGGAAACAACAGTTGGGGCCCCAGATGTACAAGCAGACAAGTGAGCAAACCGGCTAGCTTATGTTGCATTGATGCAAGTTTCTGTTGATACTGGGGTAGTCTGCTCAACTGATTCTCTCATCTAGATAGCGTGGTCTGTACAGAAAAAAAGGGGAGCCCACTCTAGCATCATAATGCTATTAGTTTTTAGTAACTAGGGGAGTTACATCTTTGCCCTTGCCTTTGATATGAACTTCATCTAGTCGTATCGGATGCACACGTGTAGTTTATCATAAATGGAGTTTC
This genomic interval carries:
- the LOC133884457 gene encoding PWWP domain-containing protein 3-like isoform X3: MSSEAVAASDPGGGKPKLVAGADVAMAEAAEEVVPAPTAEVKVEGKVRVVESDEAAAMDVEQEGGEVTAVSDSLYATESAGMVTEEGRGDEPLEGADGVNGGAGGQETVQAGAGGLQNEAERKPVPVEDVVAPAAAGQAVKAAGSATLEHAEAESKKLEENCVNADPGRENKERDNGVAHCDTEIQNNVPGDVEGSSKIHEDVGAPAVDQPDDRSEMLLQTGEQVPGSGNNPSGNEVASPGNVDQCARYCLPLLDKGGFRVSDLVWGKVKSHPWWPGEIFYQSDASELALKHQKKGSHLVAYFGDNTFAWCDESQLKPFVTNYSQMEKQSSSDAFVGSVNNALEELSRRILSGMSCSCLPEELSDSGMSYTVENAGLKDGVTCSAVNRSEILKCFSPENLLHYIKELALFPGQGGDLLELVIACSQLTSFYRSKGCSELASFQTGSAWVEDGMDTPSTHNVMVEEAVINEVHPTHDKPKRGRGRPRKQKPEDYQAVMEKKGTSNQANDTTCDEKQMVMDFDDFDNLQKKKKRSFDSFEDSENSTTPTGGISFKIGECIRRAASQLTGSSSIVKAQTEPTVYKNTAEAENGEFDISSDDAVDELTVLNRAKRRRMHRNHTADPQELLSQLCLVATEPMNSYNFLAMIISYYSDYRNYVVSTTTEASVVEKTASKRGRKRKVLPSPEVETTDHMQDSYWSGLSLHNHPIHNLRKESSTTRPRRRRRSSQETYVPLQELGASGPKKQIQVIERSIIHVDEKMVDEFKPTALVLSFGRSAAVPSVMDLIKMFSRYGPLKETETEVQKDTNTVKVVFKKRTDAERAFSVAGKYGTFGPSLRSYRLVNMPFSLGKSEVNNPEKHTEDCGPEVYGLSESKVSLDAMQIDRVDQTEKLEVVGEPSVEQVAAKQTSQVEASDKTSVNQADDVEKTEHIDAELTGHAEQFGSGAQAESVAEGSSEQVSTVEQAFTQKEASVEGLLEITQSVAATGASNEGMIEQTVQVEAVTEASGGQIEVGKQTPQAESMTDATTGHSIMVKETVESNVELSVEENMENNAAAVGLVEETAEGETIAEASDEKIENKAGETREGEIEIEIEVEALDEKKENKAVAESITGDTAEGGSAAEAPLEETRTAEGTADDVEALDEKTVDDVEAQDEKTTAAEKTVDDATVEIPDEKPTTGEKTVDDAMVEIPDEKTVEDVTVEALDEKARAPEKTIEETTVEAPDEKPTTAEKTVEDVMVGKPDETTVEDSTVETPDEKARAPEKTIDDTMVDAPDEKPTTTEKSVEDAMVEKPDETTVEDVTVETTDEKARAPEKTIEETTVEAPDEKPTTAEKTVEDAMVEKPDETTVEDSTVETPDEKARAPEKTIDDTTVDAPDEKPTTTKESVEDAMVEKPDETTVEDSTVETPDEKARAPEKTIEETTVEAPDGKPTTAEKIVEDAMVGKPDETTVEDSTIETPDEKARAPEKTIDDTTVDPPDEKPTTTEKSVEDAMVEKPDETTVEDSTVEIPDEKARAPEKTIEETTVEAPDEKPTTAEKTVEDSTVERPDEKARASEKTIEETTVGAPDVQADK